In the Streptomyces sp. cg36 genome, one interval contains:
- a CDS encoding ATP-dependent DNA ligase — protein sequence MDLPVMPPLKPMLAKSVAKIPPGMQYEAKWDGFRAIVHRDGAEIVIGSRNGKPLTRYFPELAGALAERLPPRCVLDGEIVIVHGGRLDFDRLTERIHPAASRVRLLAEQTPASFVAFDLLALADASLLDTPLAERRAALARVLAGVTPPVHLAPATTDIEEAREWFDRYEGAGLDGVVAKPLDLRYRPDARLMYKIKHERTADAVVAGYRFHKSGPVIGSLLLGLYDDTGALQHVGVCAAFPMKRRAELVEELAPLLMDDPVGGGHPWAAWLEAAAHEGARLPGAQSRWTGKKDLSWVALRPERVCEVAYDHMEGDRFRHTAQFRRWRPDRDPGGCTYAQLEEPVGYDLSEVLSGG from the coding sequence ATGGATCTGCCGGTGATGCCACCCCTGAAACCGATGCTCGCCAAGTCCGTCGCCAAGATCCCGCCCGGGATGCAGTACGAGGCGAAGTGGGACGGGTTCCGGGCGATCGTGCACCGCGACGGCGCCGAGATCGTCATCGGCAGCCGCAACGGCAAGCCGCTGACCCGCTACTTCCCCGAGCTGGCCGGGGCGCTCGCCGAGCGGCTGCCGCCGCGCTGCGTGCTGGACGGCGAGATCGTGATCGTGCACGGGGGCCGCCTCGACTTCGACCGGCTCACCGAGCGCATCCACCCGGCCGCCTCCCGGGTGAGACTGCTCGCCGAGCAGACCCCGGCCAGCTTCGTCGCCTTCGACCTGCTGGCCCTGGCGGACGCGTCGCTGCTCGACACCCCGCTGGCCGAGCGCCGGGCGGCCCTGGCCCGGGTGCTGGCGGGCGTGACGCCCCCGGTGCACCTGGCCCCGGCCACCACGGACATCGAGGAGGCCCGGGAGTGGTTCGACCGCTACGAGGGCGCCGGGCTCGACGGGGTGGTGGCCAAGCCCCTGGACCTGCGCTACCGGCCCGACGCCCGGCTGATGTACAAGATCAAGCACGAGCGCACGGCCGACGCCGTGGTCGCGGGCTACCGCTTCCACAAGAGCGGGCCGGTGATCGGATCGCTGCTCCTCGGTCTGTACGACGACACGGGCGCCCTCCAGCACGTGGGCGTCTGCGCGGCCTTCCCGATGAAGCGCCGGGCCGAGCTCGTGGAGGAGCTGGCGCCGCTCCTGATGGACGACCCCGTCGGCGGCGGGCACCCGTGGGCCGCCTGGCTGGAGGCCGCCGCCCACGAGGGTGCCCGGCTGCCGGGCGCGCAGAGCCGCTGGACCGGCAAGAAGGACCTGTCCTGGGTGGCGCTGCGCCCGGAGCGGGTGTGCGAGGTGGCGTACGACCACATGGAGGGCGACCGCTTCCGGCACACCGCCCAGTTCCGCCGCTGGCGCCCGGACCGCGACCCCGGCGGCTGTACGTACGCCCAGCTGGAGGAGCCGGTCGGCTACGACCTGTCCGAGGTCCTGTCCGGCGGCTGA
- a CDS encoding class I SAM-dependent methyltransferase yields MPDSERIAELRPAYREELARGTGRFFLPPRTDCPWCLGPGLRRKLRTTDLIQGKPGEFVLDECTGCGHVFQNPRLSQDGLDFYYRDFYDGLGAETTAKMFEGSGSRKRFRASARALRRLARPRRWLDVGTSLGHFCATAREELPDTAFDGLDLGEGVELAAKEGRIEQAYRGLFTELAQGMAGRYDVVSMFHYLEHTPDPHGELVAAHAALAPGGHLLIEVPDPESLSGRLLGRYWLPWFQPQHLNMIPRRNLCRRLRSLGFTVVVAERRDAHIPADLVCAAWFLFDRLLPRDDAPWRAGRPGRGARAARVALVWAALPFLLAVYGLDRLLNPLVRRGRFANAYRVIARRDG; encoded by the coding sequence ATGCCGGACAGTGAACGGATCGCCGAGCTCCGCCCGGCCTACCGGGAGGAGCTGGCCCGGGGCACCGGACGGTTCTTCCTGCCGCCGCGCACCGACTGCCCCTGGTGCCTGGGCCCGGGGCTGCGGCGCAAGCTGCGCACCACGGACCTCATCCAGGGCAAGCCGGGGGAGTTCGTCCTGGACGAGTGCACCGGTTGCGGCCACGTCTTCCAGAACCCCCGGCTGAGCCAGGACGGCCTGGACTTCTACTACCGGGACTTCTACGACGGCCTCGGCGCCGAGACGACGGCCAAGATGTTCGAGGGAAGCGGCAGCCGGAAGCGGTTCCGGGCCAGCGCCCGTGCGCTGCGGCGCCTGGCGCGGCCACGGCGCTGGCTGGACGTCGGCACCTCGCTCGGCCACTTCTGCGCCACCGCCCGCGAAGAGCTGCCGGACACCGCGTTCGACGGCCTGGACCTGGGGGAGGGCGTCGAGCTCGCGGCCAAGGAGGGCCGGATCGAGCAGGCGTACCGGGGTCTGTTCACCGAGCTCGCACAGGGCATGGCGGGCCGCTACGACGTGGTCAGCATGTTCCACTACCTGGAGCACACCCCCGACCCGCACGGCGAACTCGTCGCCGCCCACGCCGCGTTGGCGCCCGGCGGGCACCTGCTGATCGAGGTCCCGGACCCCGAGTCGCTCTCGGGACGGCTGCTCGGCCGGTACTGGCTGCCCTGGTTCCAGCCGCAGCACCTGAACATGATCCCGAGGCGCAACCTGTGCCGGCGGCTGCGCAGCCTCGGCTTCACGGTGGTGGTGGCCGAGCGGCGGGACGCCCACATCCCGGCGGACCTGGTCTGCGCGGCCTGGTTCCTGTTCGACCGGCTGCTGCCGCGCGACGACGCGCCCTGGCGCGCCGGCCGCCCGGGGCGCGGCGCGCGGGCCGCCCGGGTGGCGCTGGTCTGGGCGGCGCTGCCGTTCCTGCTGGCGGTGTACGGGCTGGACCGGCTGCTGAACCCGCTGGTGCGGCGCGGGCGGTTCGCCAACGCGTACCGGGTGATCGCCCGCCGCGACGGCTGA
- a CDS encoding glycosyltransferase gives MSRFLFVVPPLTGHINPAAAVAAELAARGHEVAWAGRPAIVERLAGERPRVYGCAGPDHLAGRPPQLRGVAALKFLWADFLGPLAEAMAPGVAAAITAFRPDLVVADQQTVAGALVAERLGVPFATSSTTSAELTDSMAGLPGVDSWLTALLARLRERIGDPAATHDPRFSPLLTLAFTTPELTGPCLTPGTVLRFVGPALAGRRAPAGDFPWRWLDLAPGTAPVLITLGTANADAGARFLAESVAAVRARAGRLRAVVCDPGGLLGAVAPGPDVLVRPSLPQVALLERMAAVVCHAGHNTVTESLWHGVPLVVAPIRDDQPVVAAQVVGAGAGVRVKFARAGRERIGAALDAVVTDPAYRDAARRIRDAFRAAGGESAAAAHLEELAAAPGPAARTGAMTPLPPTEGHAHAGQ, from the coding sequence GTGAGCCGCTTCCTGTTCGTCGTGCCGCCGCTGACCGGGCACATCAACCCGGCCGCCGCCGTGGCCGCGGAGCTGGCCGCGCGCGGCCACGAGGTGGCCTGGGCGGGGCGGCCCGCGATCGTCGAGCGGCTGGCGGGGGAGCGGCCCCGGGTGTACGGGTGCGCCGGGCCCGACCACCTCGCCGGGCGCCCGCCGCAACTGCGCGGGGTCGCGGCGCTCAAGTTCCTGTGGGCCGACTTCCTGGGCCCGCTCGCCGAGGCGATGGCGCCCGGGGTGGCGGCGGCGATCACCGCCTTCCGGCCGGACCTGGTCGTCGCCGACCAGCAGACGGTGGCGGGTGCGCTGGTCGCCGAACGGCTCGGGGTGCCCTTCGCGACCTCCTCGACCACCTCCGCCGAGCTCACCGACAGCATGGCCGGGCTGCCGGGCGTGGACAGCTGGCTGACCGCGCTCCTCGCCCGGCTGCGCGAGCGCATCGGCGACCCGGCCGCCACCCACGACCCGCGCTTCTCCCCGCTGCTCACCCTCGCCTTCACCACCCCCGAGCTGACCGGCCCGTGTCTGACCCCGGGGACCGTACTGCGGTTCGTCGGACCCGCGCTGGCCGGCCGGCGGGCCCCCGCCGGGGACTTCCCCTGGCGGTGGCTGGACCTGGCGCCCGGCACGGCACCGGTGCTGATCACCCTGGGCACCGCCAACGCGGACGCGGGCGCCCGGTTCCTCGCCGAGAGCGTGGCGGCCGTACGGGCCAGGGCCGGGCGGCTGCGGGCGGTGGTGTGCGACCCGGGCGGGCTGCTCGGGGCCGTCGCCCCCGGGCCCGACGTCCTGGTGCGGCCGTCGCTGCCGCAGGTCGCCCTGCTGGAGCGGATGGCGGCGGTGGTGTGCCACGCCGGGCACAACACCGTCACCGAGTCGCTCTGGCACGGGGTGCCGCTGGTGGTGGCGCCGATCCGGGACGACCAGCCGGTCGTGGCGGCCCAGGTGGTGGGCGCCGGGGCCGGGGTCCGGGTCAAGTTCGCGCGGGCGGGCCGGGAGCGGATCGGCGCCGCCCTGGACGCGGTGGTGACCGACCCGGCCTACCGGGACGCGGCCCGCCGGATCCGGGACGCCTTCCGCGCCGCCGGGGGCGAGTCGGCCGCCGCCGCCCATCTGGAAGAGCTCGCCGCCGCGCCCGGACCGGCCGCCCGGACCGGCGCCATGACCCCCCTACCCCCGACCGAAGGGCACGCTCATGCCGGACAGTGA
- a CDS encoding alpha/beta fold hydrolase encodes MVMIRANGLGLHVQRLRPPRQQPHATVVFVHGAFIDSLASYYFTLGPRFAEAGFDAVMYDLRGHGRSERPPSGYALDQFTADLDALLDGLGITDPVHLVGNSFGGTVALDFVVHRPERVASVTVVESGPASRSWSDTMTSALRQAGTMDDDEALLWFTQQYGTLSSTRTGDARHDAHIRRLGRAAARLVRSTTIAEDMPTGRVLTDAQLGAVRCPVLLVNGQEGLVAAESARLSALLPHCRVAVVPGQKHSVLVEASGAVGRLALDWVREHAAVPGAAGPPSGPRGAGPVR; translated from the coding sequence ATGGTCATGATCCGCGCCAACGGGCTCGGCCTGCACGTCCAGCGGCTGCGACCGCCCCGCCAACAGCCTCACGCCACCGTGGTGTTCGTGCACGGCGCCTTCATCGACAGCCTCGCCAGCTACTACTTCACCCTCGGCCCCCGGTTCGCCGAGGCCGGTTTCGACGCCGTCATGTACGACCTGCGCGGGCACGGCCGCAGCGAGCGCCCGCCGAGCGGCTACGCGCTCGACCAGTTCACCGCCGACCTCGACGCCCTGCTCGACGGGCTCGGCATCACCGACCCCGTCCACCTCGTCGGCAACTCCTTCGGCGGCACCGTCGCCCTGGACTTCGTGGTGCACCGGCCCGAGCGGGTCGCCAGCGTCACCGTCGTCGAGTCGGGGCCCGCCAGCCGGTCCTGGTCCGACACCATGACGTCGGCCCTGCGCCAGGCGGGCACCATGGACGACGACGAGGCGCTGCTCTGGTTCACCCAGCAGTACGGGACGCTCTCCTCGACCCGCACCGGCGACGCCCGCCACGACGCCCACATCCGCAGGCTCGGCCGGGCGGCGGCCCGCCTGGTGCGCTCCACCACCATCGCCGAGGACATGCCCACCGGACGGGTCCTCACCGACGCGCAACTGGGCGCGGTGCGCTGCCCGGTGCTCCTGGTCAACGGCCAGGAGGGCCTGGTGGCCGCCGAGTCCGCCCGGCTCAGCGCGCTGCTGCCGCACTGCCGGGTCGCGGTGGTGCCGGGGCAGAAGCACTCCGTCCTGGTGGAGGCGTCCGGGGCGGTCGGACGGCTCGCCCTGGACTGGGTCCGCGAACACGCCGCGGTCCCGGGCGCGGCGGGGCCGCCGTCCGGGCCGCGCGGCGCGGGGCCGGTCCGGTGA
- a CDS encoding phosphopantetheine-binding protein, translated as MTTSERPPGPAPLAPPDEETVLAEIAALIVEVLGEYAPDPADIRPETLFGDDLELESIDLVMLSGHLQERYGEQVNFAEFVAGLEIDEVIALSVGRLVDHVRHALGAAPEAGARPWS; from the coding sequence GTGACCACCAGCGAACGGCCGCCCGGCCCCGCCCCGCTGGCGCCGCCGGACGAGGAGACCGTCCTCGCCGAGATCGCCGCCCTGATCGTGGAGGTCCTCGGCGAATACGCCCCCGACCCCGCCGACATCCGCCCCGAGACCCTCTTCGGCGACGACCTGGAGCTGGAGAGCATCGACCTCGTCATGCTCTCCGGCCACCTCCAGGAGCGGTACGGCGAACAGGTCAACTTCGCCGAGTTCGTGGCCGGTCTGGAGATCGACGAGGTCATCGCGCTCTCCGTGGGGCGGCTCGTCGACCATGTGCGGCACGCCCTCGGCGCTGCCCCCGAAGCCGGAGCCCGCCCATGGTCATGA
- a CDS encoding beta-ketoacyl synthase N-terminal-like domain-containing protein, which translates to MAEPNGTTARQMPVAIVGMAVLLPGARDLDAYWRNLVDGVDAIGEVPEGRWDAEYYAPDAADRAADRVYCRRGGFVDGLAGIDAARFGIMPNSVADTEPDQLIALSVAARAVADAGGEERLPDRGRVGVVLGRGGYLGPGLARLDQRVRTAHQLTRTLGELLPHLGPDQLDRVREAFTRTLGPAHPEAAIGLVPNLAASRIAHRLDLRGPAYTVDAACASSLVAVDQAVAELASGRCDLMLAGGVHHCHDITLWSVFAQLRALSPSQRSRPFHAAADGILIGEGTGVVVLKRLADAERDGDRIYAVVRGTGVAGDGRAAGLMNPDPGGQARAVRQAWRAAGLDPRAPGALGLLEAHGTGTPAGDTAELATLAEVFGPPGADGAEPPVPIGSVKSMIGHCMPAAGVAGLVKAALAVHHATLPPTLHCEEPHPDLARTRFRPAASARPWDAPLRRAAVNAFGFGGINAHVVLEQPPAAAPVPRRAAVHEPERVLRLAAATTEDLARLLDGSDPSVREHGADAHPAAGAAVRLGVVDPTAKRLALARRALAQGRPWRGRGDVWFAPGPPLLGASGAGRLAFVFPGLEAEFAPRADEVAEHFGLRLPGRSHTGTTDLARHGLGVLRVARVLDEALRAMGVRPDAVAGHSVGEWAAMIAGGVFAADRADAFFAAVDPDSLRVPPLTFAAIGAPARRVRAALAGRTDLVLSHDNSPNQSMVCGPQAPVAEFVARLRAEHVVCQVLPFRSGFHTPMLAPYLGPIREGVDAADIRPPRVPVWSGTTASPFPLAPDAVRALFVRHLLEPVRFRELVEALYAAGFRAFVQLGTGQLTSLIGDTLGSRDHLALAADSPRRGGLAQLRRVATGLWAEGYAVSDAALPGPSASGPAPAPAASGRPVPLDLGAGLVALDPAALRELRAELAPRTDQPPSTIGRLGEDVIRRFPVAAELDALLAETAAGVTAVLAAADAPAERHTRLRVSTEAMPHLLDHCFFPQRPGWPELADRHPVVPATTVLHHLMAAAEQAAPGRYAVAAHDVRLEKWVTALPAVDVTVTARPDGPDRMAVAFGSYARASVRLAPAYPAPPTAPPPAVEGERAPEITAGQLYEDRWMFHGPAYRGVTALTGIGPRHVRGTITAPAAPGALLDNVGQLIGYWVMSSRPARTVVFPVALEAARFHAPHPPAGTPVECHAVITSLTDDTVLADVRLTLPDGTVWAELSGWRDRRFSGLDARRAGGYPEHRALAEPRPGGWCLLRDAWPDPASRDLLTRMQLGRAERESYAARPPRGRRQWLLGRIAAKDAVRQWLWAHGEGGVFPAEIEIANEESGRPYARGTHGRVLPALDLSLAHRGDLAVALVRPSGPGGAVGIDVEAIADRDPGTLRTALGPRERALLAGTAARTGEPEAVWFTRFWAAKEAAAKAAGTGFGGRPHAFEVTAAGPGDLSVTAGGRRHHVHCTLVDPTHVVAWTTTATTLKESTP; encoded by the coding sequence TCTCCGTGGCCGCCCGCGCGGTGGCCGACGCGGGCGGCGAGGAGCGGCTGCCCGACCGGGGCCGGGTCGGCGTGGTCCTCGGCCGGGGCGGCTACCTCGGCCCCGGCCTGGCCCGGCTCGACCAACGGGTGCGCACCGCACACCAGTTGACGCGCACGCTCGGGGAGCTGCTGCCGCACCTCGGACCCGATCAGCTCGACCGGGTCCGGGAGGCGTTCACCCGCACCCTGGGCCCCGCGCACCCCGAGGCGGCCATCGGGCTCGTCCCCAACCTCGCCGCCTCCCGCATCGCCCACCGCCTCGACCTGCGCGGGCCCGCCTACACCGTGGACGCGGCCTGCGCCTCCTCGCTGGTCGCCGTCGACCAGGCGGTGGCCGAACTGGCCTCGGGCCGCTGCGACCTGATGCTCGCGGGCGGGGTCCACCACTGCCACGACATCACGCTGTGGAGCGTCTTCGCCCAGCTGCGCGCGCTCTCCCCGAGCCAGCGGAGCCGCCCCTTCCACGCGGCGGCCGACGGCATCCTCATCGGGGAGGGCACCGGTGTGGTCGTCCTCAAGCGCCTCGCCGACGCCGAACGCGACGGCGACCGGATCTACGCGGTGGTCCGCGGCACCGGCGTCGCGGGCGACGGCCGTGCCGCCGGGCTGATGAACCCCGACCCCGGCGGGCAGGCCCGCGCCGTCCGGCAGGCGTGGCGGGCGGCCGGGCTCGACCCGCGCGCCCCCGGCGCGCTCGGCCTCCTGGAGGCCCACGGCACCGGCACCCCGGCGGGCGACACGGCCGAACTGGCCACCCTGGCCGAGGTGTTCGGGCCGCCCGGCGCCGACGGGGCGGAGCCGCCCGTGCCCATCGGCTCGGTGAAGTCGATGATCGGCCACTGCATGCCCGCCGCGGGCGTCGCCGGACTGGTCAAGGCCGCCCTCGCCGTCCACCACGCCACCCTGCCGCCCACCCTGCACTGCGAGGAACCGCACCCGGACCTCGCCCGCACCCGCTTCCGCCCGGCCGCTTCCGCCCGCCCCTGGGACGCCCCGCTGCGCCGGGCCGCCGTGAACGCGTTCGGCTTCGGCGGGATCAACGCCCATGTCGTCCTCGAACAGCCACCGGCCGCCGCCCCCGTCCCGCGCCGCGCCGCCGTCCACGAACCCGAGCGGGTGCTGCGCCTGGCCGCCGCGACCACCGAGGACCTGGCGCGGCTGCTCGACGGATCCGACCCTTCCGTACGGGAGCACGGCGCCGACGCGCACCCGGCGGCCGGGGCCGCCGTGCGCCTGGGCGTCGTGGACCCGACCGCCAAACGGCTCGCCCTGGCCCGCCGGGCGCTCGCCCAGGGCCGTCCCTGGCGCGGCCGGGGCGATGTGTGGTTCGCACCGGGGCCGCCACTGCTGGGGGCGTCCGGTGCGGGGCGCCTGGCCTTCGTCTTCCCTGGCCTGGAGGCCGAGTTCGCGCCGCGGGCGGACGAGGTGGCCGAGCACTTCGGGCTGCGGCTGCCCGGCCGCAGCCACACCGGGACCACCGATCTGGCCCGGCACGGCCTCGGGGTGCTGCGGGTCGCCCGGGTCCTGGACGAGGCCCTGCGGGCGATGGGGGTGCGGCCGGACGCGGTGGCCGGGCACAGCGTCGGCGAATGGGCGGCGATGATCGCGGGCGGGGTGTTCGCGGCCGACCGCGCGGACGCGTTCTTCGCGGCCGTCGACCCCGACTCGCTGCGGGTGCCGCCCCTGACGTTCGCGGCGATCGGCGCCCCCGCGCGGCGGGTGAGGGCCGCGCTCGCGGGCCGCACCGACCTCGTCCTGTCGCACGACAACTCCCCTAACCAGTCGATGGTGTGCGGGCCGCAGGCGCCGGTCGCGGAGTTCGTGGCGAGGCTGCGGGCCGAGCACGTGGTGTGCCAGGTGCTGCCGTTCCGCTCCGGCTTCCACACCCCGATGCTGGCGCCCTACCTCGGGCCGATCCGGGAGGGCGTGGACGCGGCGGACATCCGCCCGCCCCGGGTCCCGGTCTGGTCCGGCACCACCGCGTCCCCCTTCCCGCTCGCCCCGGACGCGGTGCGGGCCCTGTTCGTACGCCATCTGCTGGAGCCGGTGCGGTTCCGGGAGCTCGTCGAGGCGCTGTACGCGGCGGGCTTCCGCGCCTTCGTCCAGCTCGGCACCGGGCAGTTGACGTCCCTGATCGGCGACACCCTGGGGTCCCGCGACCATCTGGCCCTGGCGGCCGACTCGCCCAGGCGCGGCGGGCTCGCCCAGCTGCGCCGGGTGGCGACGGGGCTGTGGGCCGAGGGGTACGCCGTGTCGGACGCCGCCCTGCCGGGGCCGTCGGCATCGGGGCCCGCACCGGCCCCGGCGGCCTCGGGCCGCCCCGTCCCCCTGGACCTGGGCGCCGGGCTCGTCGCCCTGGACCCGGCCGCCCTGCGCGAACTGCGGGCCGAGCTCGCTCCCCGTACGGACCAACCCCCTTCAACCATCGGACGGTTGGGTGAGGACGTCATCCGCCGGTTCCCCGTCGCGGCCGAGCTCGACGCACTGCTCGCCGAGACCGCCGCCGGCGTCACGGCCGTGCTGGCGGCGGCGGACGCCCCGGCCGAGCGGCACACCCGGCTGAGGGTGTCCACCGAGGCCATGCCGCACCTCCTGGACCACTGCTTCTTCCCGCAGCGGCCCGGCTGGCCGGAGCTCGCCGACCGGCACCCCGTGGTGCCCGCCACCACCGTCCTGCACCATCTGATGGCCGCCGCCGAACAGGCCGCGCCCGGACGGTACGCCGTGGCCGCCCACGACGTACGCCTGGAGAAGTGGGTGACCGCGCTCCCGGCCGTCGACGTCACGGTCACCGCGCGGCCCGACGGACCGGACCGGATGGCCGTGGCGTTCGGGTCCTACGCCCGGGCGTCCGTGCGGCTCGCGCCCGCCTACCCGGCCCCGCCGACCGCGCCGCCGCCCGCCGTGGAGGGCGAGCGCGCCCCGGAGATCACCGCGGGGCAGCTGTACGAGGACCGGTGGATGTTCCACGGGCCCGCCTACCGGGGCGTGACCGCGCTCACCGGGATCGGGCCGCGCCACGTCCGGGGCACGATCACCGCGCCGGCCGCGCCCGGCGCGCTGCTCGACAACGTGGGCCAGCTCATCGGCTACTGGGTGATGTCGAGCAGACCCGCCCGGACCGTGGTCTTCCCCGTGGCCCTGGAAGCCGCCCGCTTCCACGCGCCGCACCCGCCCGCCGGAACCCCCGTCGAGTGCCACGCCGTGATCACCTCGCTCACCGACGACACCGTCCTCGCCGACGTCCGGCTGACCCTGCCCGACGGGACCGTGTGGGCGGAGCTCTCCGGCTGGCGCGACCGCCGCTTCTCCGGGCTCGACGCCCGCCGCGCCGGCGGGTACCCCGAACACCGGGCCCTGGCCGAGCCCCGGCCCGGCGGCTGGTGCCTGCTCCGGGACGCCTGGCCCGACCCGGCCTCGCGCGATCTGCTCACCCGGATGCAACTGGGCCGCGCCGAGCGGGAGTCGTACGCGGCGCGGCCACCGCGCGGGCGGCGGCAGTGGCTGCTGGGGCGGATCGCGGCCAAGGACGCCGTGCGCCAGTGGCTGTGGGCGCACGGCGAGGGCGGGGTGTTCCCGGCCGAGATCGAGATCGCCAACGAGGAGTCGGGCCGCCCGTACGCCAGGGGCACGCACGGCCGCGTGCTGCCCGCCCTCGACCTCTCCCTCGCCCACCGGGGAGACCTGGCGGTCGCCCTGGTGCGCCCGTCCGGCCCGGGCGGCGCCGTCGGCATCGACGTGGAGGCGATCGCCGACCGCGACCCCGGGACCCTGCGCACCGCCCTCGGCCCCCGCGAACGCGCCCTCCTCGCCGGGACCGCGGCCCGGACCGGGGAGCCGGAGGCCGTGTGGTTCACCCGGTTCTGGGCCGCCAAGGAGGCCGCGGCCAAGGCGGCGGGCACCGGGTTCGGCGGGCGCCCGCACGCCTTCGAGGTCACGGCGGCCGGACCCGGCGACCTCTCCGTCACCGCCGGGGGCCGCCGCCACCACGTCCACTGCACCCTCGTCGACCCCACCCATGTCGTGGCCTGGACCACGACTGCGACGACCCTCAAGGAGAGCACCCCGTGA